In Chanodichthys erythropterus isolate Z2021 chromosome 11, ASM2448905v1, whole genome shotgun sequence, a single window of DNA contains:
- the nop10 gene encoding H/ACA ribonucleoprotein complex subunit 3, whose translation MFLQFYLNENGDRVYTLKKVDPTGQPTSSAHPARFSPDDKFSRHRVTIKKRFGLLLTQQPRPVL comes from the exons ATGTTCCTGCAGTTTTATCTGAATGAGAACGGCGACAGGGTTTATACTCTGAAG AAAGTGGACCCGACCGGTCAGCCCACCAGCTCGGCGCACCCTGCCCGCTTCTCACCGGACGACAAGTTCTCCAGACACCGCGTGACCATCAAGAAACGCTTCGGGCTTCTGTTGACACAACAACCGCGACCCGTGCTCTGA